In Mauremys reevesii isolate NIE-2019 linkage group 16, ASM1616193v1, whole genome shotgun sequence, a single window of DNA contains:
- the CLEC3A gene encoding C-type lectin domain family 3 member A isoform X1, whose translation MEMECSCAKMSSILLLDQATGQASKFKARKHSKRRVKEGALVSQRTESDPEKDGDLKTQIDKLWQEVNSLKEMQALQTVCLRGTKIHRKCYLASEGAKHFHEANEDCIAKGGTLAIPRDNDETSSLRDYGKKSLPGIADFWLGITDMVNEGKFVDVNGMALNYFNWDRSQPNGGKHENCVLFSQSSQGKWGDEVCRTVKRYICEFLIP comes from the exons ATGGAAATGGAATGTAGCTGTGCAAAGATGTCAAG CATACTACTGCTGGATCAAGCTACTGGCCAGGCTTCCAAGTTCAAAGCCAGAAAGCACAGTAAACGTCGAGTGAAAG aagGTGCACTAGTGTCACAGAGAACTGAGTCTGACCCAG AAAAGGATGGTGATCTAAAGACTCAGATTGACAAGCTGTGGCAAGAAGTAAACTCCCTGAAAGAAATGCAGGCACTTCAGACAG TCTGTCTTCGTGGAACAAAGATCCATAGGAAGTGCTACCTGGCATCTGAAGGTGCCAAGCATTTCCATGAAGCCAATGAAGACTGCATAGCCAAGGGAGGGACACTGGCTATCCCCAGAGACAATGATGAAACCAGCTCCCTTCGAGACTATGGCAAGAAAAGTCTGCCAGGGATTGCAGACTTTTGGCTGGGTATCACCGATATGGTAAACGAAGGGAAATttgttgatgtcaatgggatgGCTCTAAACTATTTCAACTGGGATCGCTCCCAACCAAATGGGGGAAAGCATGAAAACTGTGTCTTGTTTTCCCAGTCATCTCAAGGCAAGTGGGGGGATGAAGTCTGCCGTACTGTCAAAAGATATATTTGTGAATTTCTAATCCCATAA
- the CLEC3A gene encoding C-type lectin domain family 3 member A isoform X3, with the protein MEMECSCAKMSSILLLDQATGQASKFKARKHSKRRVKEKDGDLKTQIDKLWQEVNSLKEMQALQTVCLRGTKIHRKCYLASEGAKHFHEANEDCIAKGGTLAIPRDNDETSSLRDYGKKSLPGIADFWLGITDMVNEGKFVDVNGMALNYFNWDRSQPNGGKHENCVLFSQSSQGKWGDEVCRTVKRYICEFLIP; encoded by the exons ATGGAAATGGAATGTAGCTGTGCAAAGATGTCAAG CATACTACTGCTGGATCAAGCTACTGGCCAGGCTTCCAAGTTCAAAGCCAGAAAGCACAGTAAACGTCGAGTGAAAG AAAAGGATGGTGATCTAAAGACTCAGATTGACAAGCTGTGGCAAGAAGTAAACTCCCTGAAAGAAATGCAGGCACTTCAGACAG TCTGTCTTCGTGGAACAAAGATCCATAGGAAGTGCTACCTGGCATCTGAAGGTGCCAAGCATTTCCATGAAGCCAATGAAGACTGCATAGCCAAGGGAGGGACACTGGCTATCCCCAGAGACAATGATGAAACCAGCTCCCTTCGAGACTATGGCAAGAAAAGTCTGCCAGGGATTGCAGACTTTTGGCTGGGTATCACCGATATGGTAAACGAAGGGAAATttgttgatgtcaatgggatgGCTCTAAACTATTTCAACTGGGATCGCTCCCAACCAAATGGGGGAAAGCATGAAAACTGTGTCTTGTTTTCCCAGTCATCTCAAGGCAAGTGGGGGGATGAAGTCTGCCGTACTGTCAAAAGATATATTTGTGAATTTCTAATCCCATAA
- the CLEC3A gene encoding C-type lectin domain family 3 member A isoform X2: MAQTGLLIFLLISILLLDQATGQASKFKARKHSKRRVKEKDGDLKTQIDKLWQEVNSLKEMQALQTVCLRGTKIHRKCYLASEGAKHFHEANEDCIAKGGTLAIPRDNDETSSLRDYGKKSLPGIADFWLGITDMVNEGKFVDVNGMALNYFNWDRSQPNGGKHENCVLFSQSSQGKWGDEVCRTVKRYICEFLIP; this comes from the exons ATGGCACAAACTGGACTTCTAATTTTTCTCCTCATTAGCATACTACTGCTGGATCAAGCTACTGGCCAGGCTTCCAAGTTCAAAGCCAGAAAGCACAGTAAACGTCGAGTGAAAG AAAAGGATGGTGATCTAAAGACTCAGATTGACAAGCTGTGGCAAGAAGTAAACTCCCTGAAAGAAATGCAGGCACTTCAGACAG TCTGTCTTCGTGGAACAAAGATCCATAGGAAGTGCTACCTGGCATCTGAAGGTGCCAAGCATTTCCATGAAGCCAATGAAGACTGCATAGCCAAGGGAGGGACACTGGCTATCCCCAGAGACAATGATGAAACCAGCTCCCTTCGAGACTATGGCAAGAAAAGTCTGCCAGGGATTGCAGACTTTTGGCTGGGTATCACCGATATGGTAAACGAAGGGAAATttgttgatgtcaatgggatgGCTCTAAACTATTTCAACTGGGATCGCTCCCAACCAAATGGGGGAAAGCATGAAAACTGTGTCTTGTTTTCCCAGTCATCTCAAGGCAAGTGGGGGGATGAAGTCTGCCGTACTGTCAAAAGATATATTTGTGAATTTCTAATCCCATAA